The sequence below is a genomic window from Macadamia integrifolia cultivar HAES 741 chromosome 1, SCU_Mint_v3, whole genome shotgun sequence.
AACGTTGCGGACCTCCATTAACTAGAATTGAAATCTTAGAAGATATTAGAATTTGGTTGAGCCAGCCTATCCATCTCTCAGAGAAACCAAATCTATGCATAACCTGAAAGATAAACTTCCAGTCAATTGTATCATAGGCTTTCCTGATATCGATTTTTATGCCGATACCCCCTCCTCTGGTGGATGAGAACATCAAGTTCGCAAGCTCTGAAGCAACACTAATATTATCATGGATAATCTTTCCTTTTTGGAAAGCGCCTTGCTCATCAGATATTAATCTGGGAAGAAGAGGCTCCAACCTCAATGCCATCACCTTTGTAATCATTTTGCAGAAGAAATTGCCCATGCATAGGGGGCGGAAGTTACCTAGGTTATCAGCCCCATCTACCTTTGGGATCAGCATAAGGAAATTATTGTTCACACCCTGCGGCATGTAGCTTGAGCTGAAAAAATATCTGACCGCATTGCTCACTTCTTTTTCCACAATGTGCCAGCATCTTCTGAAGAAAGCCCCAGGGAAGCCGTCAGGACCTGGCGAGCTGTCCGGATCAAGCTCCCACACAGCCCTTTTAATCTCTGCATCACCAGGAAGGGCATCCAAGTGGTACTGATCAACTTGGTTCAAGATCAAGGGAATGTTATCCAGTAATTCCTCATGCTGAACAGTCGGGGTAACTTTGTGAAAATTCTCATAGAAATCAACTATGTAGTTCCCTATTTGGATGGGATCATCAACCATAGAGCCGTCCTGCTTCTTAAGTGATCTAATCGTGTTCTTATTCCTCCTCATTTTTGTAGAAAGGTGGAAGAATTTGGAGTTTCTATCACCAAATTTCAGCCATCTAATCCTTGCTTTTTCAGCCCACATTTTTTCATGATTCTCCATGACCTTAATCAGGGTAGTCTTAGCCTCAGCCTCCAAGGCAAACAACTGATCATCCATACCTTGTATATCAATCTGCTCCTGAATCTGAGCTAGATCCCTCTTTGTCTCTTCCAGCGCCCTATCCAGGTGAGGAAAAACAGACCTTGCCCAGTCTCTAATCACACCCTTAAGCTTTTTAAGCTTATTGACAAGGACATAGATAGGAGCTCCCGAAATCCATTCCGACCAAGAATCCGCCACCACTCTATCGAAGTCGTCATGATCCATCCAGAATTGGTGAAATCTAAATGGGCAATTCTGAGGCCTCTGACTATATTCAGACATAAGAAGCAATGGGGCATGATCAGAACCAATACGTTGAAGAACATATTGAGAAAAATTCTGAAAACTGTCAAGCCATTCTTTGTTACAGAAACTTCTGTCCATAACCGAACAAACATTTCCACTGCATCGATTGTTTGTCCAAGTGAATTTTCTGCCAATCGAGGGAACCTGAGACATGGAGCAAGCATCTACCATGGCTCCAAACTCCGCTGCAGAGCCTAGACTAAAGTTCCCTGGGCCTCGCTTTTCATGAGAGTGAAGAGTGGCGTTGAAATCACCCATCATTGCCCACGGGTAGGAACCAAAGGGGAATGAGCCGCCAAAAGCGTCCATAAAATTCTGCTCTCTGCTCTGAAGCAGCTGGCATGCACAAATGTCACCTGTATTCGATGGGCCCCCCAAGACATGGAGGCAGTTATGTGTTGCTCTGAATTAGAGACAACCACGGGCACTCTCAGATTGCGCTTCCAAAGAATCCACAGGTTAGAGACTCTATCTGCTCTATGATTAAAGATAACATCGCTAtgaaatcccaatttattaaaaaatagattCGAGAAATCACTCACAGAGATCATCGGCTCTGCAATGCACAGAAGGTCTGGGTCCTTCTTAATTATAATATCCCTCAAGGCGCGTTTACCGAACGCCTTTCGCatccctctgatattccaaaacAGGATCTTCATAAAATCACCTATGGAGCACAGTCTCATGGTCAGACCTTGACGCCTGCCCCGTCACTGCGATTGTCTTCCCTTTTCTACTTTCTTCCTCTGCCTTGCATATGGCATTATCCAGTTCCGCAATCTCTTGGTGTTGAATAATCATCTTGCCTCCTAAGTATTGAGATGATGCCATGCTAGAGACCACATGAACCTCCTCGCCCCAGTTCTGAGTTCTCCCACTCTTGCCACCTCTAACTTGGGTTCTTCCTCCACGACCAGCGGTATACGACACTCTATTCTTGCGAGGGCGTAATTTACGCTGCACCTTCTCACTCCCCGCATTTTCTGGCACACCTACCATGATCGGACCAGCAGCCTTACGCATATTTTCTTCCTCAGAAGCTTGCGTTTccttctcagaggaagagaatTCGGATTCAGTTGGGTCTGATCCATATTCATATCCACCTTCACCAAGTGGATTATCCACCATAAACGGATCATTGGTATTACTAGTAGGAACATGAGATATTGGGAGGAATATCTCCAAATCACCTTGATTCCTATCCAGATTACCTTCCAAAATTGGAGGGGAATCTCCCATTGGAGGATTTCCATTGTTTATGgtattttccttaaaaaaaagagggggaatATTACCTTCCATATTAGCCCTTCCAATGTCACTGGAAGCATCAGGATTTGCCACTGGTGAGAGCCGCCCACCCTCTGTCCGGCCAACACCTCCTTGGTCCAGAGTCACAGCTGCATCTCCCTTTAAGCCTTCATCGGACCTCTCCTTACCTTTTTTCTCCCTGCATTGGTTGATAGAATGACCCAGTTTTTTACAAAACGAGCATCTGCCAATCTCGTCTTCATACAAGATTCTCTGCTTAAACCAGAATAGAGTGTTCGTTCTCGATTGCTTTCTCTCCACCTGGATCTCCTCCACACGAGAACCCCTAAGTTCCACCTCTACGAGGATACGTGCATAGCTGCCCATAGTAGCGTTCTTCGTCCTACGGTCTATCTCCACAGGGCGGCCAGAGGCCTTGGCCATTGATAGTAAAATTCGCGCATGCCAATATTCCATGGGCAATTCAGGATAGCGAATCCACACTAATTTAGTTTGGGTATGGTCATCGTGAATACTAAATTCTGGGCGCCATCGCTGAAACCAAATGACCTGTCCCTTCACCTTAACTGGACCTCGTTTCCACATGGATGACATGTCCCCTTCGATTTCAAATCGGAGAAGAATAAAGCCTTTCCCCAAGGGAGCAAGAGTTACTCTACCTTTCAGATTCCAAGCTTCCTTGGCAGCACTTCACACATCATTCATCGAAATAAATCGAAAATTGACTCTCCCGATCAACGCAAAGTTGAAACTTTGCAGCTTCTCCTCATATGCTTCCTGAGGGATAACTACCTTAGTGAGGGGCCCTGCATGAATCGGATCTGGCAGGTTCTCGATGTTTGGAAGGGAACTCTTCGTCACCGTAGCATAGGATTTCTCCCTCTGGACAATCCCGCCATCCCTGAATACAGGTAAAGCCTCGATGGTAGCCTCCACCTGAGACTGCGTCTCAGTCCCTTTCTCCATGTTTCTGTCAGAACCTGTTTCAGTCTCATGCTGTATGCTAGGGGCCTCCCCAGGATCCTGGAGGGTGTGATGCCTATGTACAGCCGACCAAAAatcagtgatttttttttgtttacctcTATCCGGCGGCGGATCCCCATGGGATCCTAGAATTCCCTCCGCCTCAGAGCTACACTCTTCTCCGTTGTTCATCTTGGTTTCACTTGCTTCATCATCAATGGCCCATATCTGTTCAAAGATTAATCACCTATTAATCACTTTTCAACCATTTCTCAAAGCTTTAACACCTAGTCATGGATCAATCTGATTAGGCTGAAAATTTAACATATAAGTATAATTACAATAAAATATGCTTTCAGCTAGCAActcattgatttgatttcttcacACCAGAAGCAAGAGGTTGTCGTGGCTGGTTGTGTACAATATAGGCCAAGAATAGTACAACTGATGACACACCAATGCCTTGTATTTGCATACACACAATTTTTGTGTCATGGAATTTGGTTCCACATTGGTTGCATCTTGGTCATTGATTTTTCATATAAGTGGGGACCACTTTAACACGCAGAGTCGTATTTTAAAGTTGTGTGGAAAACCTTAACCAAACGGAACAACAAACATGTGGGGCCGCTATGGACTTGTGGCACAGATTGTTTTAGGTGATGATTAATGCCAAATCTTAACTTGATATATGTCTTAATTGCATCAGAGTATCCAAACTAACCTAATCCATTTATTAACACCTAACCCATTTATTAATAGGTGATGTTCATGTCAGCCAGCTAACATATCATGTTAGtattaagaaaaagaatgatGTCAGATTGCGTAGTGTACACTACACAGCCGGATAAGGAGCTCAATCTTGTTAATTAGTTTATCAAATAAGCCATATTGATTCAGATAGAATCTATGCCATATGAGTTGTTAAATGTTTATTATAAAAAGATGACATCTAAACTTAGAAATTTTGGGCTCGATGCATAGACCTACATAAATTAAAACAGAAGCTATATATTCATCAATGTTAACTGTTATATATACATAGCTATATTAATCGTGGAAAAAGAACGATCCATGGTTGCATGGTTCCTGCACTCAGACATAGAGGGTGgcaaaattatgaaattatgcCTCTATCCctgtgaaattcaaaaaatctaCCATGTCTATATGCCCATTTATGCCAGGTTTGCATGACCAAGGACTGTTATTTTCCTctaatattaaaagaaactTAATTTGTCAAGTGGGTTGTGTGTCACGCACCCTCAACACTAGCTCAACTGCCCAAcccttttatttactttcttgtGCCGTGTTATTTCAAGTGTTGAGTTTCCCTCCATCCAAACTCTATAATTCCATGTTGTGTTTGTGTTAGGTTGTGTGTATCATGTTGAAAATTGCCACCTCTACTAGGCTACTGGttaggaaacattttttacttctcaaaataaatgaaaaattatttagatgatcctcataaaaaaaaaaaaaaaaaaaaaaaagaaaaaaagga
It includes:
- the LOC122072664 gene encoding uncharacterized protein LOC122072664, which codes for MGDFNATLHSHEKRGPGNFSLGSAAEFGAMVDACSMSQVPSIGRKFTWTNNRCSGNVCSVMDRSFCNKEWLDSFQNFSQYVLQRIGSDHAPLLLMSEYSQRPQNCPFRFHQFWMDHDDFDRVVADSWSEWISGAPIYVLVNKLKKLKGVIRDWARSVFPHLDRALEETKRDLAQIQEQIDIQGMDDQLFALEAEAKTTLIKVMENHEKMWAEKARIRWLKFGDRNSKFFHLSTKMRRNKNTIRSLKKQDGSMVDDPIQIGNYIVDFYENFHKVTPTVQHEELLDNIPLILNQVDQYHLDALPGDAEIKRAVWELDPDSSPGPDGFPGAFFRRCWHIVEKEVSNAVRYFFSSSYMPQGVNNNFLMLIPKVDGADNLGNFRPLCMGNFFCKMITKVMALRLEPLLPRLISDEQGAFQKGKIIHDNISVASELANLMFSSTRGGGIGIKIDIRKAYDTIDWKFIFQVMHRFGFSERWIGWLNQILISSKISILVNGGPQRFFNVERGLRQGDPISPMLFIIVEEVLSRGLKGLIQSNQIKPIQGPRGVETPGHILFVDDIFIFTNASQSKEAEYL